A section of the Streptomyces sp. V3I8 genome encodes:
- a CDS encoding response regulator transcription factor translates to MTTVLIVDDQTLQRLGFRMLLEAQPDIAVVGEASQGQEAVRLTAELRPDVVLMDVRMPGVNGIEATRRIVGSGGRSRVLVLTTFDLDEYAYEALRAGAAGFFLKDARPEELVVGIRAVAAGDCVISPGLTRRLVETFTTSQAQGMPGSPALGPERRRQLAGLTEREREVLAAVATGWSNTEIAAHLHLAESTVKSHVSRILGKIDVRDRVQAVIFAYDVGLARPH, encoded by the coding sequence ATGACCACTGTCCTCATCGTCGACGACCAGACCCTGCAACGGCTGGGCTTTCGCATGCTCCTCGAAGCCCAGCCGGACATAGCGGTCGTCGGCGAGGCCTCCCAGGGCCAGGAGGCCGTCCGCCTGACCGCGGAACTGCGCCCCGACGTGGTCCTGATGGACGTCCGGATGCCCGGCGTCAACGGCATCGAAGCCACCCGCCGCATCGTCGGATCCGGCGGCCGCTCGCGGGTCCTGGTCCTGACCACCTTCGACCTCGACGAGTACGCCTACGAGGCGCTGCGGGCCGGTGCGGCCGGCTTCTTCCTCAAGGACGCACGCCCCGAGGAACTCGTCGTCGGCATCCGGGCGGTAGCGGCCGGCGACTGCGTCATCTCACCCGGCCTGACACGCAGACTCGTCGAGACGTTCACCACCTCGCAGGCACAGGGGATGCCCGGCTCTCCGGCTCTCGGTCCCGAACGGCGACGACAACTGGCCGGCCTGACCGAACGCGAACGCGAAGTCCTAGCCGCCGTCGCCACGGGGTGGTCCAACACGGAGATAGCCGCTCACCTGCACCTGGCGGAGTCGACGGTCAAATCCCACGTCAGCCGCATCCTGGGAAAGATCGACGTGCGGGACCGCGTACAGGCCGTCATCTTCGCCTACGACGTGGGCCTGGCTCGCCCTCACTGA
- a CDS encoding sensor histidine kinase, producing MTEPSNDEPSPGTSPHVSRLPRSLTSDPDHRVTVSIISGLAAWRMLDHDHPQLRRWTVPVFCAVLGLPSLLNPANRAHLPGEIVLTLAYTVPLLWRERRPGPVFAITTAVSVLALPLNVLNGADAARIVALYNVGRYGRHRHLVLACAVTAVQLVLWITAFWGSGQLQHAKRPETITLLAMFAVTACAGLALTGRLAKAYIVALETERDQQARLAAAWERTRVSREMHDILGHTLAVVIGLADGAAALARTRSEKSADTLDLIGDSGREALAELRRLLAVIDIPATRRDTTPLAPQPTLQDLPALLHRVRAAGPAADLRTDGDLAPLSPGLQLTAYRIVQEALTNTLKHAAADTTVSVDLHRNGESVHLTVEDTGPPRAADSERHGRRSGQGLVGMHHRAALYQGRISAGPTPAGGWRVHTVLSTSRPLSSAVTEKHPL from the coding sequence ATGACCGAGCCGAGCAACGACGAACCCTCCCCCGGCACTTCACCTCACGTGTCCCGGCTTCCGCGGTCACTGACCAGCGACCCCGACCACCGCGTCACCGTGTCGATCATCAGCGGACTGGCCGCATGGCGGATGCTCGACCACGACCACCCCCAGCTGCGGCGGTGGACCGTGCCCGTCTTCTGCGCCGTCCTCGGACTGCCCTCCCTGCTCAACCCGGCCAACCGCGCCCATCTGCCCGGCGAGATCGTCCTCACCCTCGCGTACACCGTCCCGCTGCTGTGGCGCGAACGCCGTCCCGGCCCGGTGTTCGCGATCACCACGGCCGTCTCCGTCCTCGCGCTGCCGCTGAACGTCCTCAACGGCGCCGACGCGGCCCGGATCGTCGCGCTCTACAACGTCGGCCGTTACGGCAGGCACCGCCACCTGGTCCTCGCCTGCGCGGTCACCGCCGTCCAACTCGTCCTGTGGATCACGGCGTTCTGGGGAAGCGGCCAGCTGCAACACGCCAAGCGCCCCGAAACCATCACGCTGCTGGCCATGTTCGCCGTGACGGCCTGCGCCGGACTGGCCCTCACCGGACGTCTGGCGAAGGCCTACATCGTGGCCCTGGAGACCGAGAGGGACCAGCAGGCACGCCTGGCCGCGGCCTGGGAACGTACCCGCGTCTCCCGCGAGATGCACGACATCCTCGGCCACACCCTGGCCGTCGTCATCGGCCTGGCAGACGGAGCGGCCGCGCTGGCCAGAACCCGCTCCGAGAAATCCGCCGACACTCTCGACCTCATCGGCGACAGCGGCCGGGAGGCCCTCGCGGAACTGCGCCGCCTGCTCGCCGTGATCGACATCCCCGCGACGCGGAGGGACACGACCCCGCTCGCCCCGCAGCCGACCCTCCAGGACTTGCCCGCGCTGCTCCACCGCGTCCGCGCCGCCGGTCCCGCCGCCGACCTGCGCACCGACGGGGACCTGGCACCGCTCAGTCCCGGCCTCCAGCTCACCGCCTACCGCATCGTGCAGGAAGCCCTCACCAACACCCTCAAGCACGCCGCCGCCGACACCACCGTCTCCGTCGACCTGCACCGGAACGGGGAGTCGGTACACCTCACGGTGGAGGACACGGGCCCGCCGCGCGCGGCGGACAGCGAACGGCACGGCAGGCGCAGCGGGCAGGGCCTGGTCGGCATGCACCATCGTGCCGCCCTCTACCAGGGCCGTATCAGCGCCGGTCCGACCCCCGCCGGCGGCTGGCGTGTCCACACCGTCCTCAGCACCTCCCGCCCCCTGTCCAGCGCCGTCACGGAGAAGCACCCGCTATGA
- a CDS encoding MMPL family transporter, which translates to MATLLYRLGRLAFRRRRPVLLAWITVLVAAVIGVSSVSGSTTDDFTLPGTQSQQAIDLLEKEFPQASASGATARVVIEAADGRKLTSATHKQQVRSLVADLRKAPQVASVTDPFSGGLVSSSGSIAYAPVTYAVPQAGITPAASDALHKVADKGGRAGLDISLGGNAVLEEEQSNAAELIGLLVAALVLVITFGSLVAAGLPLLSAVVGVGIALCAITVASSFVDMASNAQTLALMLGLAVAIDYALFIVSRYRTELRAGHEPEEAAGRALGTAGSAVVFAGLTVVIALAGLSVIGIAMLTTMGLAAAFAIAVAVLVALTLLPATLGFTGTRVAHGRLTTRRVRAEQHGRRVTTGVRWGRFVTRHPWKMLLASVVGLGVLAIPALSLRLTLPDDSMAAPGSTQRVAYDTLGKGFGPGFSGPLTVVVDARDSDDARAAATGTSAMLDGLDDVATVRPPVFNEAGDVALITAVPGSSPTSQETVDLVADIRERSDAVEQDSGAHVMVTGTTALAIDVSAQLGEAMVPYLAIVVGLALVLLLLVFRSVLIPLKAAAGFLLSVAATLGVLVAVFQWGWLKDVFGVDETAPIVSLLPILLIGVVFGLAMDYEVFLVSGMREAYVHGADPTEAIVTGFRHGARVVTAAAVIMISVFAGFLLDDVALVKSIGLGLATAVLFDAFVIRMTLVPAVMTLLGARAWALPRRLDRLLPNVDVEGEKLRHALAERDRHSHVPAHTPARSDQEPTAPAPLG; encoded by the coding sequence GTGGCCACCCTTCTCTACCGGCTCGGCCGGCTCGCCTTCCGGCGACGCCGGCCGGTGCTGCTGGCATGGATCACGGTGCTCGTCGCCGCGGTCATCGGCGTCAGCAGCGTGTCGGGCAGTACGACGGACGACTTCACCCTTCCCGGAACCCAGTCGCAGCAGGCCATCGACCTGCTGGAGAAGGAGTTCCCGCAAGCCTCGGCCTCCGGCGCCACGGCCCGTGTGGTCATCGAGGCCGCGGACGGGCGGAAGCTGACGTCCGCCACGCACAAGCAGCAGGTGAGGTCGCTGGTCGCCGATCTGCGCAAGGCGCCGCAGGTGGCGAGCGTCACCGACCCCTTCAGCGGCGGCCTGGTCAGCTCATCGGGCAGCATCGCCTACGCCCCGGTGACCTACGCCGTCCCGCAGGCCGGCATCACCCCCGCCGCGTCGGACGCCCTGCACAAGGTGGCCGACAAGGGCGGGAGGGCGGGCCTGGACATCAGTCTGGGCGGCAACGCGGTGCTGGAGGAGGAGCAGAGCAACGCAGCCGAACTGATCGGTCTGCTGGTCGCCGCCCTCGTCCTGGTCATCACCTTCGGTTCGCTGGTCGCGGCCGGACTGCCGCTGCTGTCCGCGGTCGTCGGTGTCGGCATCGCCCTGTGCGCCATCACCGTCGCCTCGTCGTTCGTCGACATGGCCTCCAACGCGCAGACCCTGGCGCTCATGCTGGGTCTGGCGGTGGCCATCGACTACGCCCTGTTCATCGTCTCCCGCTACCGGACGGAGTTGCGCGCGGGGCACGAGCCCGAGGAGGCGGCCGGGCGCGCCCTGGGCACCGCGGGCTCGGCGGTGGTCTTCGCCGGCCTGACCGTCGTCATCGCACTGGCCGGTCTGAGCGTCATCGGCATCGCGATGCTCACCACCATGGGCCTCGCCGCCGCCTTCGCCATCGCGGTCGCCGTGCTGGTCGCGCTCACCCTCCTGCCGGCCACGCTGGGTTTCACCGGTACCCGCGTGGCCCACGGCCGCCTCACCACGCGCCGCGTGCGTGCCGAGCAGCACGGCCGGCGCGTCACGACGGGCGTTCGCTGGGGCCGCTTCGTCACCCGCCATCCCTGGAAGATGCTGCTGGCCTCGGTCGTCGGCCTGGGCGTGCTGGCCATACCGGCACTGTCGTTGCGGCTGACCCTGCCCGACGACAGCATGGCCGCCCCCGGCAGCACCCAGCGCGTGGCCTACGACACGCTCGGCAAGGGCTTCGGGCCGGGCTTCAGCGGTCCGCTCACCGTCGTCGTCGACGCCCGCGACAGCGACGACGCGAGGGCGGCGGCCACCGGCACCTCCGCGATGCTGGACGGCCTCGACGACGTCGCCACCGTACGGCCTCCGGTCTTCAACGAGGCCGGTGACGTCGCCCTCATCACCGCCGTGCCGGGCAGCTCGCCCACCAGCCAGGAGACGGTCGACCTGGTCGCCGACATACGCGAGCGCAGCGACGCGGTGGAGCAGGACAGCGGCGCGCACGTGATGGTGACCGGCACGACGGCGCTCGCCATCGACGTCTCCGCCCAGCTCGGTGAGGCGATGGTGCCCTACCTGGCCATCGTCGTCGGACTCGCGCTGGTCCTGCTGCTCCTCGTGTTCCGCTCGGTCCTGATCCCGCTGAAGGCCGCGGCCGGCTTCCTGCTCAGCGTCGCCGCCACCCTCGGCGTACTGGTCGCCGTGTTCCAGTGGGGCTGGCTCAAGGACGTCTTCGGCGTCGACGAGACCGCTCCGATCGTCAGCCTGCTGCCCATCCTGCTGATCGGTGTCGTCTTCGGCCTGGCCATGGACTACGAGGTGTTCCTCGTCTCCGGGATGCGCGAGGCGTACGTCCACGGCGCCGATCCCACCGAAGCGATCGTCACCGGTTTCCGCCACGGCGCCCGCGTGGTCACCGCCGCCGCCGTCATCATGATCTCGGTGTTCGCGGGATTCCTCCTCGATGACGTCGCTCTGGTGAAATCCATCGGGCTGGGTCTCGCCACCGCGGTCCTCTTCGACGCCTTCGTCATCCGCATGACCCTCGTCCCCGCGGTGATGACCCTGCTCGGCGCACGGGCCTGGGCACTTCCCCGCCGGCTCGACCGCCTGCTGCCGAACGTCGACGTGGAGGGCGAGAAGCTACGCCACGCCCTGGCCGAACGAGACCGTCACTCACACGTCCCGGCGCACACCCCCGCGCGGAGCGACCAGGAGCCGACGGCGCCCGCCCCTCTCGGGTAG
- a CDS encoding SDR family NAD(P)-dependent oxidoreductase, producing MDRPVAVITGATSGLGRIAAFELARRGYRIGTVARSRSKAEALVDDLKAVTDEPVDVFHADLGLISDAHRAGEEIAARCPRLDVLVNNAGLHAFAQRVTAEGFAEMTAVNHLGPFVLTEALTAKLGACAPARIVNVASGASRQAKTIAPAEDLRRTDSYTRRESMSLYGLTKLMTIMWTQELARRLDADKVTVNCCDPGFNATGLGRDLPGSAVLQRVLNTLKIGDPRKGAGIIVRLAVDPALSGTSGGYFSARDARPLECPEPGRDPRVQRELWEATAALLATHPAG from the coding sequence ATGGACCGTCCCGTCGCCGTGATCACCGGAGCCACCTCCGGACTGGGCCGGATCGCCGCCTTCGAGCTGGCTCGCCGGGGCTACCGCATCGGCACCGTGGCCCGCTCCCGCAGCAAGGCGGAAGCCCTCGTCGACGATCTCAAGGCGGTGACCGACGAGCCCGTCGACGTCTTCCACGCCGATCTCGGCCTGATCTCCGACGCACATCGCGCGGGAGAGGAGATCGCCGCGCGCTGTCCGCGCCTGGACGTCCTGGTCAACAACGCGGGCCTGCACGCCTTCGCGCAGCGCGTCACCGCCGAGGGGTTCGCGGAGATGACGGCCGTGAACCACCTCGGCCCGTTCGTCCTGACGGAGGCACTGACAGCGAAGCTGGGGGCCTGTGCGCCGGCCCGGATCGTCAACGTCGCCTCCGGGGCGTCCCGGCAGGCGAAGACGATCGCTCCGGCCGAGGACCTGCGCCGCACCGACTCCTACACCCGCCGGGAGTCGATGTCCTTGTACGGGCTCACGAAGCTGATGACCATCATGTGGACGCAGGAACTCGCCCGTCGCCTGGACGCGGACAAGGTCACCGTGAACTGCTGCGACCCCGGCTTCAACGCCACGGGCCTGGGCCGGGACCTGCCCGGCTCCGCCGTCCTGCAACGGGTGCTGAACACCCTGAAGATCGGCGATCCCCGCAAGGGCGCCGGCATCATCGTGCGGCTCGCCGTCGACCCGGCGCTCTCGGGCACCAGCGGCGGTTACTTCTCCGCGCGCGACGCCCGTCCCCTGGAGTGCCCCGAGCCCGGCCGGGACCCACGCGTGCAGCGGGAGCTGTGGGAGGCGACCGCAGCGCTCCTCGCCACTCACCCGGCCGGCTGA
- a CDS encoding MarR family winged helix-turn-helix transcriptional regulator translates to MEQHEAVTTGSTPEQVGLSFLTLAYGLRERVDRSMMSTAGLSLSRTKVLQALAGRGALHQAELAASLGQAPRSVTQIVEGLERLGLVARTGDPEDRRRKTVSLTDSGRTALAAAEQAGTQALRHCFGSLEPQQLGTLDALLVHLDIALTDGDKAG, encoded by the coding sequence ATGGAGCAGCACGAAGCAGTGACGACCGGCAGCACCCCGGAGCAGGTGGGACTGTCCTTCCTCACCCTCGCGTACGGCCTGCGCGAGCGGGTCGACCGGAGCATGATGTCGACGGCCGGTCTGTCCCTGTCCCGCACCAAGGTCCTTCAGGCGCTGGCCGGCCGCGGCGCGCTCCACCAGGCGGAGCTGGCCGCCTCCCTCGGCCAGGCGCCGCGCTCCGTCACCCAGATCGTGGAAGGCCTCGAGCGCCTGGGCCTGGTCGCCCGGACCGGCGACCCCGAGGACCGCCGCCGCAAGACCGTCTCCCTGACGGACTCGGGCCGCACGGCACTGGCAGCCGCGGAACAGGCCGGAACGCAGGCGCTGCGCCACTGCTTCGGCTCGCTCGAACCGCAACAGCTGGGCACACTCGACGCGTTGCTCGTGCACCTGGACATCGCCCTCACGGACGGCGACAAGGCCGGCTGA
- a CDS encoding flavodoxin, which translates to MVRRDVRQQDTDARPAAEDRLPSPDGYGTVLPAGSVRNVRAPMIMTTFTEALGLRLRSRTVHPVTTHTMSGLGTTERDYAASCPGAGIAEGLAVRGEKVKDAGPATEERPQRTGLTRARPGRHRPRTSPPGGSTAGKRVSRPCRRP; encoded by the coding sequence GTGGTCCGGCGCGACGTCCGCCAGCAGGACACGGACGCCCGCCCGGCCGCCGAAGACCGCCTGCCCTCCCCCGACGGCTACGGCACCGTCCTCCCGGCCGGCTCCGTCCGGAACGTCCGAGCGCCCATGATCATGACGACGTTCACCGAAGCGCTCGGCCTCCGCCTCCGCAGCAGGACCGTCCACCCGGTCACCACCCACACCATGAGCGGCCTGGGCACCACCGAACGCGACTACGCCGCCTCCTGCCCCGGCGCGGGCATCGCCGAGGGCCTCGCCGTACGCGGCGAAAAAGTGAAGGACGCCGGTCCCGCGACCGAGGAACGGCCACAACGCACCGGGCTCACTCGCGCACGACCGGGACGCCACCGCCCGCGGACATCGCCGCCGGGCGGCTCGACGGCGGGAAAGCGTGTCAGCCGGCCTTGTCGCCGTCCGTGA
- a CDS encoding TetR/AcrR family transcriptional regulator: MEIDHPAPVESNRDRIITAAARLLAENGREAVSTRAVSAAAGVQAPTIYRLFGDKQGLLDAVAAHGFTTYLNGKSGFRPSGDPVEDLRTGWNLNVDFGLANPALYALMYAEPRPGVVPPAALAAMEILAAHIHRVAESGRLRIDEERAAQLVHAVGSGTTLALIATPEAHRDPAVSHMAREAVIAAITTDTPTPVAPGPAGAAIALRAVLPQSDALTAGERSLLTEWLDRIARG, translated from the coding sequence ATGGAGATCGATCACCCCGCCCCAGTCGAGAGCAACCGTGACCGGATCATCACCGCCGCAGCCCGGCTCCTCGCCGAGAACGGCCGCGAGGCGGTCTCGACCCGGGCGGTGAGCGCCGCGGCCGGCGTCCAGGCCCCGACCATCTACCGCCTCTTCGGGGACAAGCAGGGCCTGCTCGACGCGGTTGCCGCGCACGGCTTCACGACGTACCTGAACGGAAAATCCGGTTTCAGGCCCAGTGGCGACCCCGTCGAGGATCTGCGCACCGGCTGGAACCTGAACGTGGACTTCGGTCTCGCCAACCCGGCCCTGTACGCCCTCATGTACGCCGAACCCCGCCCCGGCGTGGTCCCGCCGGCGGCCCTCGCCGCGATGGAGATCCTCGCCGCCCACATCCACCGGGTCGCGGAGTCGGGCAGACTGCGGATCGACGAGGAACGCGCCGCGCAACTCGTCCACGCCGTCGGCAGCGGTACGACCCTCGCCCTGATCGCCACCCCCGAGGCCCACCGGGACCCCGCCGTGTCCCACATGGCGAGGGAGGCGGTCATCGCCGCGATCACCACCGACACCCCCACCCCGGTGGCACCCGGCCCGGCCGGTGCCGCGATCGCCCTGCGCGCCGTCCTCCCGCAGAGCGACGCACTGACCGCGGGCGAGCGCAGCCTGCTCACGGAGTGGCTCGACCGCATCGCCAGAGGCTGA
- a CDS encoding NAD(P)H-binding protein, with product MIVVTAPTGQIGHQVLSTLLDGDRPVRVIARDPSRLAPQVRERVEVVQGSHRDRDVVDEAFAGADSVLWLVPPDPHADDIQHHYLDFTRPACAAIEAQNVKRVIGITSLGRAYGKHAGLLSPAFAMDELIEGTGVDYRALAMPFFMENLLNQVEAIRSQGMFFMANSADRPLATVATRDIAAVAAGLLLDDSWSGQGGVPVIGPDALSPDGMAEVLSEVLERPIRFQQIGGEAYRATMTQYGMSDAWAQGLVDMAIAQNEGIYDAEQRALRSAAPTGFRQWCEDVLKPAVSA from the coding sequence ATGATCGTCGTCACCGCTCCTACCGGCCAGATCGGCCACCAGGTCCTCAGCACGCTCCTGGACGGCGACCGGCCGGTCCGGGTGATCGCCCGCGATCCCTCCCGTCTGGCCCCGCAGGTGCGTGAACGCGTCGAGGTCGTGCAGGGGTCGCACCGCGACCGCGATGTCGTCGACGAGGCATTCGCCGGTGCCGACAGCGTCCTGTGGCTGGTCCCCCCGGACCCGCACGCCGACGACATCCAGCACCACTACCTCGACTTCACCCGCCCGGCCTGCGCCGCGATCGAGGCCCAAAACGTCAAGCGGGTGATCGGCATCACCAGCCTGGGCCGCGCGTACGGCAAGCACGCCGGGCTGCTGTCACCCGCGTTCGCGATGGACGAGCTGATCGAGGGCACCGGGGTGGACTACCGGGCACTGGCCATGCCGTTCTTCATGGAGAACCTGCTCAACCAGGTCGAGGCGATCAGGAGCCAGGGGATGTTCTTCATGGCGAACTCCGCAGACCGCCCGCTCGCGACCGTGGCCACCCGCGACATCGCCGCGGTGGCGGCCGGACTGCTGCTCGACGACTCCTGGAGCGGGCAGGGCGGTGTCCCGGTGATCGGCCCCGACGCACTCTCCCCCGACGGCATGGCGGAGGTCCTGTCCGAAGTGCTGGAGCGGCCGATCCGCTTCCAGCAGATCGGCGGCGAGGCGTACAGGGCGACGATGACGCAGTACGGGATGAGTGACGCCTGGGCGCAGGGCCTGGTCGACATGGCCATCGCCCAGAACGAGGGCATCTACGACGCCGAGCAGCGGGCCCTGCGGTCCGCCGCCCCGACCGGCTTCCGCCAGTGGTGCGAGGACGTGCTCAAGCCGGCCGTGTCGGCTTGA
- a CDS encoding STAS domain-containing protein produces MIAGTTVLRPTPSEAPDTGRPVPALAPALAPVPAPAPVPAPAPVPAEPELLLVPAHPTALTGGCAGEDPVPVRVPLPRWDIERRSRPKSTGHHRHRPCGPVRQSDAGAPRRRPFFVAGGRILVPAEDGYLSNVGIRFGSEAGRQAQGNVMPEPLEPRLLITQHQPAGAVAVVALTGELDASTSTDLRETVARLVAQPVRPGRLSLDLTGVTYCDSASLYTLLGICQALDLTGITVTITAAGPAVLTAIHRHTLEERLPVQAVLDGSRPPVQERPARLTH; encoded by the coding sequence ATGATCGCCGGTACTACGGTACTACGGCCTACGCCCTCGGAGGCCCCGGACACCGGCCGTCCGGTTCCGGCTCTGGCTCCGGCTCTGGCTCCGGTTCCGGCTCCGGCTCCGGTTCCGGCTCCGGCTCCGGTTCCGGCTGAACCGGAACTCCTGCTGGTCCCGGCGCACCCGACGGCCCTCACCGGCGGGTGCGCCGGAGAGGATCCGGTCCCGGTCCGTGTCCCGCTCCCCCGTTGGGACATCGAACGCCGGTCCCGGCCAAAGAGCACAGGCCATCACCGGCACCGGCCGTGCGGACCGGTGCGGCAGTCCGATGCCGGTGCTCCACGTCGCCGGCCGTTCTTCGTAGCCGGTGGCCGGATACTGGTCCCGGCCGAAGATGGGTATCTTTCAAATGTCGGTATCCGCTTCGGCAGTGAGGCGGGTCGTCAGGCCCAAGGGAATGTCATGCCCGAACCTCTCGAGCCCCGCCTGCTGATCACACAGCATCAGCCGGCCGGGGCTGTCGCCGTAGTCGCCCTCACGGGTGAACTGGACGCCTCCACCTCCACCGACCTGCGCGAGACGGTTGCGCGCCTCGTGGCGCAGCCCGTCCGCCCCGGCCGCCTCTCCCTGGACCTGACCGGCGTCACCTACTGCGACAGCGCCAGCCTCTACACCCTGCTCGGCATCTGCCAGGCCCTCGACCTGACCGGCATCACCGTCACCATCACCGCCGCCGGCCCGGCCGTCCTGACCGCCATCCACCGCCACACCCTCGAAGAGCGCCTCCCCGTCCAGGCGGTCCTGGACGGCTCGCGGCCTCCCGTTCAGGAGCGCCCGGCCCGGCTGACGCACTGA
- a CDS encoding amidohydrolase family protein, protein MKSDATPPKRLTTGRRGFLAGTAALGIGAGLSTHAIASRAASNETTDFSQRDQDLPFIGTEETFSTHELMVLNDRLFLEDTGLAELGPRRIGAMDEAGLNVQILSAHTPGVQNVKGQKGIDFAYRLNKLLVDGPMAAHPGRFKAFATLPLQNPEASADELERTVREDGFLGCLTNGIIGKKFLDNPDFDPLLARAEALDVPIYIHPGLPPDEVFEIYYSNMRPEYQKEFQDQVLSISAYGWHQEVVTQCLRMITSGVFDRYPKLQIIIGHMGEGLPFFYERVVEKMSEVTRKSLDKPFEQYFHDNFWFTTSAFPQTELLDLLLKYVSVDRVMFATDYPFADMKTQTDWFRGVALPREAKEKIAFRNAEKLFGIKV, encoded by the coding sequence ATGAAATCCGACGCAACCCCTCCGAAGCGCCTCACGACGGGACGCCGCGGCTTTCTGGCCGGCACGGCAGCACTTGGCATCGGGGCCGGCTTGTCCACGCATGCCATTGCCTCCCGCGCGGCGTCGAACGAGACTACGGATTTTTCACAGCGGGACCAGGACCTGCCCTTCATCGGCACGGAAGAGACCTTTTCCACCCATGAGTTGATGGTGCTGAACGACAGGCTGTTCCTCGAGGACACCGGTCTTGCCGAGCTCGGCCCGCGCCGCATCGGTGCAATGGATGAGGCAGGACTCAACGTTCAAATCCTCTCCGCACATACGCCAGGTGTGCAGAATGTCAAAGGTCAGAAGGGAATCGATTTTGCGTATCGCCTCAACAAGTTGCTCGTCGATGGACCGATGGCCGCCCATCCGGGGCGTTTCAAGGCGTTTGCAACCTTGCCTCTGCAGAATCCGGAGGCCTCCGCGGACGAACTGGAACGCACAGTTCGGGAAGATGGCTTCCTGGGATGCCTGACCAATGGAATCATCGGAAAGAAATTCCTCGACAATCCCGACTTCGACCCCCTGCTGGCGCGCGCCGAAGCCCTTGACGTGCCGATATACATCCATCCGGGCCTGCCGCCCGACGAGGTTTTCGAAATCTACTACAGCAATATGCGGCCGGAATATCAGAAGGAGTTCCAGGACCAGGTTCTCAGCATCTCTGCATATGGATGGCACCAGGAAGTCGTTACTCAGTGCCTCCGAATGATCACCTCAGGAGTATTCGACAGGTACCCCAAGCTCCAGATCATCATCGGCCATATGGGAGAGGGCCTTCCGTTCTTCTACGAACGCGTCGTGGAGAAGATGAGCGAAGTGACCAGGAAGAGCCTGGACAAGCCGTTCGAGCAGTATTTCCATGACAATTTCTGGTTCACAACCAGCGCATTCCCCCAGACTGAACTGCTCGATCTCCTGCTGAAGTATGTAAGTGTGGATCGAGTGATGTTCGCAACCGACTACCCGTTTGCAGATATGAAAACTCAAACCGACTGGTTCCGGGGAGTCGCTTTGCCGCGTGAAGCCAAGGAAAAAATTGCGTTCCGAAACGCGGAAAAACTGTTCGGAATTAAAGTCTGA